The genomic window AGGCACCGACTTAGTTAAGCAACAATTAGAGGTCGTAGCTAGGGACTTAGAGATAGCGGCAGTGAAGACAGGGGCTCTATGGTCTAAGGAGAACGTTAGAGCTGTGGCTGAGTTCCTCCAGAGGCTTTCAGAAAAGCCCTGCGTAGTCGATCCTGTACTGAAGGCGAAGAGGGGGGAGAAGCTATTTGAAGACGAGGCTGTCGATGAGCTCGTGGGCAAGCTACTACCCCTAGCTAGCATAGCTACGCCTAATGTAAACGAGGCCTCAGAGCTAACGAAGATAGAGATTAGGGCCGAGGGTGACGTGGAGGACGCTCTACTTAGACTCAAGGAGCTGGGGGTCAAGGTCCCATTATTGAAAGGCTGGGTTAGAGACGGAAAGGTGGTTGACGCGGTCTTATACGAAGGACGGGTTCACTTCTTAAGCGGAGAGCCACTTAGTGAGGCTAGGGGCTCAGGCTGCGTATTCTCAGCTGCTCTCACAGCCCACTTAGCCATGGGCCTAGACCCACTGCGGGCGGTAATCGAGGCCAGGAAGTTGACGCGCAAAGCTATTAAGCGCTCTAATAAAGTCGGCTCAGGCTTCAACGTCGTAGACCCAGCTATTCGGCTACGCTATGAAGAAGCTAGGCTGAGGGCGCTTGAAGACGTAAAGCGCGGCGTGAAGGAGCTCGAAGCGCACCCGGAGCTCTCTATACTTATGCCTGAGGTGAGGATGAACCTAGTGGCGATCCCAGAGGGGGCTGAAGAGGCTAGCGAGGCCGTTGGGATAGAGGGGAGAATAACCTTAGTGAACGGCAAGCTGAGAGCCTCGGGTCCTCCATGGTTCGGGGCCTCTAGCCACTTAGCAAGGCTACTAGTAGAGGTGCACAAGCACCTACCGGAGGTAAAGGCCGCGCTTAACATTAAGTACTCGCCTAGGGTCGTTGAGGCTTGTAGAGGCCTAGGCCTTAAGCTCGCTAAGTTTAGACGTGAGGAAGAGCCCCCAGAGGTTAGGGAGGTCGAAGGGGCCTCCATGAGGTGGGCAGTGGAGCAAGTGCTTAGAGAGTTGAGGGAGGGGGTTGATGCGATCTACGATGATGGAGGGGTTGGGAGGGAGGCCATGGTTAGATTGCTTGGGAGAAGCGTCGACGAGGTCTTGGGGAAGGCCGTTAAGATAGCTAGTGCGCTATCAAAGAGAGCTGAGAGTACTTAGTGGGCCAAGGCCCCTAGCGAAGAGAAAGGTTAAACCGGGAAGGCAGGTAGATATCCAGCGTGCACAAAGATAGACTTGCTGAGCTTAGACAGTGGGCTGAAAAAGTGGCCCTAGAGCGAGGAGTAAAGGTAAACCCCGACGAAAGGGTCGCCAACGCCGTATTAATGGGGCTAATTAGAAACGAGGAAAAGTACGGCCGGCGCTACTGTCCATGTAGAGTAGTATCGGGGGATCCTGGGGGCGATGCCGCAAAGGTCTGCCCCTGCGTCTGGATGATGGAGGACGTTGAGGAGAAGGGAAGGTGCCACTGCGGGCTCTTTATTAAGGGGTGAGGAGTGTGAGTGAAGAGAGTAAGGAGCTTGAATCGATAAGGAGGAGGAAGCTTGCCGAGCTTAAGGAGCTCGCTAGGAAGGAAAGCGGAGGAGGAAGGTTTACAGATAGGCCGTTAGACGTAACTGATAAAGACCTTGACGAATTCGTTAAAAAAGCCGCGCTAGTCGTCGTAGACTGCTGGGCTGAGTGGTGCCCCCCATGCTTGATGCTCAAGCCAGTAATAGAGGAATTGGCAAAGCGTTTCGCAGGCCGAGCACTCTTCGGAAAGCTAAACGTAGACGAGAATTTAGCCACGGTTAGGAGGTTCTCGATAGCAGAAGTGC from Candidatus Nezhaarchaeota archaeon includes these protein-coding regions:
- the thiD gene encoding bifunctional hydroxymethylpyrimidine kinase/phosphomethylpyrimidine kinase; the protein is MVAKKRSCLSIAGLDPSGGAGILVDAMVFQSLGFHAACVASSLTVQDTERVSAIVGVGTDLVKQQLEVVARDLEIAAVKTGALWSKENVRAVAEFLQRLSEKPCVVDPVLKAKRGEKLFEDEAVDELVGKLLPLASIATPNVNEASELTKIEIRAEGDVEDALLRLKELGVKVPLLKGWVRDGKVVDAVLYEGRVHFLSGEPLSEARGSGCVFSAALTAHLAMGLDPLRAVIEARKLTRKAIKRSNKVGSGFNVVDPAIRLRYEEARLRALEDVKRGVKELEAHPELSILMPEVRMNLVAIPEGAEEASEAVGIEGRITLVNGKLRASGPPWFGASSHLARLLVEVHKHLPEVKAALNIKYSPRVVEACRGLGLKLAKFRREEEPPEVREVEGASMRWAVEQVLRELREGVDAIYDDGGVGREAMVRLLGRSVDEVLGKAVKIASALSKRAEST
- a CDS encoding ferredoxin:thioredoxin reductase, with the protein product MHKDRLAELRQWAEKVALERGVKVNPDERVANAVLMGLIRNEEKYGRRYCPCRVVSGDPGGDAAKVCPCVWMMEDVEEKGRCHCGLFIKG
- a CDS encoding thioredoxin family protein, translated to MSEESKELESIRRRKLAELKELARKESGGGRFTDRPLDVTDKDLDEFVKKAALVVVDCWAEWCPPCLMLKPVIEELAKRFAGRALFGKLNVDENLATVRRFSIAEVPTLLVFKEGRLVGKVVGYRPLAELEAIIKAYLQH